DNA from Candidatus Bathyarchaeota archaeon:
AAGTTCGTGCAATAGAAGGATGGGAGATATTCGACGGCCACACACCTCATAGGCCTTGGATAGACGCAGTGAAGATAAGATGCGAAAAATGCGGGGGTGTTGCCACACGTATTCCGGATGTCGGAAACCCCTGGCTTGACGCTGGAATAGTTTCATTTTCAACACTTGGCTATCGAACTGATCGTGAATATTGGAGACAATGGTTCCCCGCGGATCTTGTATGCGAATCTCTCCCCGGTCAATTCAGAAATTGGTTCTACTCAATGCTGGCCATGAGCACAATAATGGAAGGCAAGCCTCCTTTTAAGGTATGCTTTGGATACGGCTTAGTGCTAGGCGAAGATGGAAGAGAGATGCATAAGTCATGGGGAAATGCAATCGAATTTGACGATGCTGCTGAGACAATGGGCGCCGACGTGATGAGGTGGATGTATTGCACAAAAAGGCCGGAAACAAACCTTCTATTTGGCTATCATAGAGCAGAGGAAGTTAAGAGGAATTTCCTTATTCCCTTATGGAATGTCTACAGCTTTTTCGTGACATACGCAAACCTAGATAAGTGGACACCTACCAACAGCGGTGCCTCAGAGTCCCCATTCATCCTAGATCGCTGGATCATCTCTAAACTGAATTTGCTCATAAAGAATGTGACTTATTATCTGGAGAATTATAACCCCTGCGACGCTGCCATCTCAATTGAGAAGTTTGTGGAGGATCTCTCAACATGGTATATTAGGCGCTCAAGAAGGCGTTTCTGGAAAAGCGAAAAGGACGAAGATAAGAGCGCTGCATATAGAACTCTTTATACATGCCTAGTAACACTAGCCAAACTTCTCGCCCCATTCATACCATTCATAAGTGAGGAAATTTACCAAAATCTGGTTCGAAGCGTAGATCTAAGTGCTCCCGAAAGTGTGCACCATAATGATTGGCCAATCAGCGACGAGAATGCCATTGACAAGGCTCTAATGGCGGACATGGATATAGTGATGAAGATATGTAACCTAGGACGCTCCGCTCGCGCCAGGTCTGGAATCAAGCTCAGACAACCTCTATTAAGAGCTGTAGTTGTAGTGGATTGCAAAATTCTTGATAGAATTAGTAGAATGAAAGACTTGATAATGGATGAACTAAATGTGAAAGAGATTTCATTTTCATCTAAAGGCGAGGAACTTCTTGATTTTACAGCGAGAGTTTTACCTGAAAAATTAGGAAAAAAGTATGGAAGTTTACTGCCAAAGATTCAAGAGGAAGTATCCAAAATGGATGCAAAGGTCTTGAAGGGTATACTGGAGGAGAGAGGAATAATAGAATTAGAAATCGGTGGAAAAGCTATTCAATTGGAAAGGGATGAAATCAAAATTGAGACGCACCATAAAGATGGATATTCGGTGTCCGAGGAAGATGGAATTATTGTTGGCGTATATATTAAGATAACCGACGATCTTAAAATGGAGGGGCTTGCCCGGGACATTATCCGACGAATACAAAATCAGAGAAAGGAAGCGAACTTTAACATCGCAGACAATATAGAAATTTATTATGAGTCTGGGCCTAAAATCACAGAAGTGTTCAATACCTTCGGGGACTATATAAGTGCAGAGACCCTCAGCGTCAGAATAAATAAAGGTGAACCACCAAAAGAAGCACACGTTTCAACATATGATTTGGGCGGCGAACATCTTAAGATAGGTCTAGTTAGGGTGAAGACTTAATATGGCAAGACCGCTTGAATCCCTTTTTCTCATACAACCTATTTTTGCACAGTTCTTTATAGCACTTTAAATCTTTTCTCTCCTTCCATCAAAGCCACGCTTAAACTTTCCCAGCTCATCCCTGATTTCTTTCAGCATCTTTAGGTCGAAAACTGGTCCATCCCTGCAAACACGATACTTTCCTATTACGCAACTGCCGCATATTCCAACTGCACAGCGCATTAAACGTTCAAGGCTTGCTTGAATTTGGATACCTTTTTCTTTTGCCAAAAGAAAAATCTTCTTGATCATTAATTCTTTTCCACAAACATATATAACGTCGTAGCGCTCTTTTGAGAGAGCTATCTCAGCCAGGTCTGCCGCAGTGCCTCTTACGCCAAGGCTACCATCCTCTGTCGCAAGCACAACATCTAAGAGATTCGTTTTGGACATCTCCTCCAACTCTTTATTGAATATAATCTCGCTCTTCGTCTTTGCACCCTGGATAAATGCTGTCTTAACTCCTAATTTAACAAGTTTCTCTGCAAGGAACATGAGGGGCGCTGCTCCTATTCCCCCTCCTACAATAAGCGCTTTACTTCCAATATGTTCGAAGCCTTTTCCGAATGGTCCCCTAATGCCAATGCTGTCGCCTTTTTCCATGCTGCAAAGTATATTTGTCGCCTCGCCCACCTTCTTCACCGTGACTGAGGACAAACCATTCTTTTGAAGTGATATGCTTAGTGGGATTTCATCTATTCGGGGTATCCATACCATCACGAATTGTCCGGGCTGAGCGTTTAAACATAGATCATCCTCAAAGTACAATGTCCTAATCTTCGCAGATTCCTCTCTGACCTCTTTTATCGTCGCTATTCTTATGCGGTTAGGATTCATGTGCCATTCCAACAATCTCTTCTACTTTCCTATAACCTTTGCTTTCAATGTAAGAGTTTATTCCCTGAGCGATAGATTGGAAGATTGTTAGATCTCCATGCGCTATTGCCGAGCCTATCTCCACTGCCGAGGCGCCTGCAAGAATAAACTCGACCGCATCTCGCCATGACCGAATACCTCCGCAACCGATTATAGGTATCCTCACGGCCTCATAAATCTCATAAACACATCTAACTGCAACTGGCTTTATTGCGACGCCTGAAAGCCCCCCGATCTTATTTGAAAGAATAGGTTTCATGGTATCAATGTCAATCGCCATCGCCTTAACCGTATTTATTGCGGTGATGGCGTCTGCCCCCGCATCCTCAGCGGCTTCAGCCAGCCTCGCAATATTAGACGTGTTCGGAGACAGTTTTGCGAATACAGGTTTTTCAACGGCGCCTTTCACATTCTTTACAACATCATAAATCATCTCTGGATCCTGCCCTATCTCAGAGCCAGAACCCTTAATATGAGGACATGAAAGGTTGAGCTCGATTGCATTCGCTCCGGAACTCTCAGCCATCGCTGCAACTTCCGCGTACTCAGTTGGAGAGAAACCATACACGCTGACTATCAATGGGGCATCTGATCTATATTTTCTGATCTCTTCAGCAAATTCTCTTATGCCAGGATTAGGCAGTCCTAGAGCATTGAGGAATCCGCATTCAACTTCGACAACTGTTGGGTTTGCATATCCCTCTCTAGGCTCTATACCAATAGACTTTGTCGTCACGGCTCCTGCGCCCGCAGAGGCTACACGCATAAGACTTTCCGCCGATATACCCAGTATTCCGGAAGCTAATATTGTCGGGTTTTTCAGGCTTAGACCTGCAAGACTTACTTGCATACTGTGTGAATTATGCATGTTTATCATCAGAGAAGAACTGACATTTTGGTATATTAGCCTTTAATATTGTATAGTTGAAGTTATCTTCATCAGCCGTATTGAATGGAAAAGGTTATTCATAGGTTAACGTAATAGTTTGTTGACCTGTGGTGAGAGACTTTTGAAATCAGTAATCGTCGTGTCCGTCTTCGGCGTTTTAGGTTTCAATGAGGATGGGAACCTAATCGAGAAGGCGCTCTTTCCAAAAGATGCTTGTAAAGCAGCTGAAAAACTGATAAAAATCGAGTCCGGAAGGGTAATAGACGAACTAGTCGAGGTAGTTGGCCATCTGAAAACCAGAGGATTTACTCCAATAGTTCTTGAGCATCCTGCGGTGGCTCAAGCGCTCAAAGAGATAATGAATGCCGAAATTTCAATAGAAAGCCCCTCAGAAATTGGAGAAAAAATTCGGGATGGACTTGAAAGTCTCGCTATCGAGCTCGGGTTTGCCAGAGACCCTCAAGAATTAAGGGAATGGATACATAGCGTTTCAACTGAAATTTCAAGAAGTAAAGTTCGATTGGCAGCAGAGAAAAGAGACCAAATAATTGTTCAAGCAATAGAGACAATAGACGAGTTGGATAGAACCATAAACCTCTTTTTGAGCCGCATACGCGAGTGGTATGGGCTGCATTTTCCCGAACTTAGCCGCATAGTGGAAAACCATGTTACCTATTTGAAGATCATACAGGAAATAGGTAAAAGAGAGGGCATAAACATTGAAAGATTGGAGAAACTAGGAATCCAGAAAAGAAATGCCCAAGAGATCGTTAAGGCCTCAATGGAATCCATGGGCTCTGACCTCTTGGATGCAGATATCTTGCAGATCCGGTCTTTATCAGGCCAAATATTGCAACTTCTAGATGTTAGATCCAACCTTGAGGACTATTTAGAGAGAATTATGAATGAAGCCGCTCCTAATCTCTCCACGTTAACAGGACCTACACTTGGTGCTAGACTTATCGCATTAGCAGGAGGATTAGAGAATCTGGCGAAAATGCCCGCAAGCACAATACAAGTTTTAGGGGCTGAGAAGGCCTTGTTCAGAGCCTTGACAAGTGGCACTCGACCGCCCAAACATGGCATAATATTCCAGCATAACCTAATTCATGGCGCAAGCCGATGGTTGAGAGGAAAGATTGCAAGGACCTTTGCTGGCAAGATCGCGATAGCTGCTAGAACTGATGCCTTCGGCGGAAATTACATTGGGGACAAATTAAAATTGGAACTTACTGAGAGAATCGAAGAGATAAAGAAGAAGTATCCGCAACCGAGAGTAAAAGAAGGACGCATTAAAAGGAAAAGTGATAAGTCAAAGGGCAGAATAGGGAAGACTGCATCCAAAGTTAAGGGATAAAAACATGAGCATAGAGGTTGAGCCCCATCCAGAATTTGCCGGAATATATTTTACCAAATTAGATGATGGCGTAAAGAGGATTACAACAAAAAACTTCTCTCCAGGGAGAACTGTTTACGGAGAAAGACTTGTCACTTACAATGGCATTGAATACAGAATTTGGGACCCATTCAGGAGCAAACTTGCAGCAGCTATTCTTAAGGGAATTAGGAAGATGCCTTTAGGTCCTGGCCAAAGAGTATTGTATCTCGGCGCAGCTTCCGGAACGACGGCAAGTCATGTTTCCGACATAGTTGGTAAAGATGGATGCGTCTATTGCGTAGAGTTTTCACCCCGATCAATTCGCGATCTTATTGATAATGTTTGCAAATATAGATCAAATATGATACCAATTTTGGCGGATGCTAGATCACCCCGGAGCTACGCATCCATCGTTCTAGGAAAGATTGACGGCATATACTGTGATATTGCGCAACCGGAACAGGCGCGCATCCTACTTGACAATGTTAGACTCTTCCTAAAAAAAGGCGGTTGGGCGCTAATTGCGGTTAAGGCCAGAAGCATCGATGTAACAAAGGAACCTGTGGAGATATATGAACGTGAAGCTAAGATCCTTGAGGAAGGGGGGCTTCGTATACTTGAGATGATCAATCTGGAACCATATGATAAGGCCCACTCCATGATATCATCTTATTATCCGTTGAATTAAATAAGCAAGAAACAATTTGTTCTATGTAAAAATAGATTCACATTACTTTAACCAGGGCGCTATCTTTTGCCCTTCCAAAAGATCCTTAAAGGTCTCCTTCTCTCTTATTAGAGCGTATCTTCCGCTCTTTACCAGAACCTCTGGACATCTTGGTCTCGAATTATAGTTTGAGCTCATTACAAATCCATATGCGCCAGCGTTCAGTATCGCAAGAATGTCGCCCTCTTCAACCTTTGGGAGCATTCTATCTCTAGCTAAGATATCCCCCGATTCGCATAAAGGTCCAGCAATATCATACTTCTCTTCTTCAGGGTCGTTAAGTTTGTTTGCAACAACTATTGGGTGGTAGGAGCCATACATGGCCGGCCTGATCAGAATGTTGAAACCTGCATCTACGCCGATAAAATTTCTGAAGGGAGTCTTTTTGAGAGTGTTGACCATTGTTAGTAAGATCCCTGCATCGCAGACAATATATCGCCCTGGCTCTACGCAGAAGAATGGATCTCCGAGATCATACTCCTTGACTTTCTCCTTGAAAATCTGGAGAGTCTTCTCGGCAAATAGATCGACATTCAATGGGCTCTCCTCTGGTTTGTATGGCACCCCGAGGCCTCCGCCAATATCAATAAACTCAAAATCAATCCCCATCTCCCTTCTAACTTTGCCTGCAATGTCAAGAAGTTTCTTTTCAGCAAGGAGGAAAGGCTCAACCGTCAAAATTCCTGAGCCTATATGCATATGTATACCGAAAGTTTCAACCCCGGATTCTTTCGCAATTTTATAGGCTTCTAGAACATCTTCCTCCCATATTCCAAATTTTGAGTCTCTACCAGCCGTGATGACATGGGCGTGGTGTCCAGCTCCAATCTCAGGGTTCACCCTAACTGAAAGTGACCGCGGAACCCTTATCTTTAGAAGCCTCTTAAGTTGAGATGTAGAGTCTATATTGATGCATACATCCCAGTCTAGAAGATATTCCAGTTCATCATTCCTAACGCTCGTTCCTGTAAAAAGTATCCTTTCCGGCTGGAAACCAGCCTGTGTAGCAAGAAATACCTCCCCTATGCTGACCGCGTCCAAATATGCATCTTCGCTCTCCAAGATTTTCAGTACCGAGAGACTAGAGTTGGCCTTCGCCGAATAATAGACCCGAATCTTATCATGGCGAACAGAAAGAACAGAATAAATCTTTCGAAAATTATTTCTGATTCTTCGCTCAGTCAATACATATAGTGGGCTTCCGAATTCTTGAACAAGCGTCTCAGATGAAACCCCATCTATGTGGAGTATTCCATTCTTGTTCTCGAAAAATTCATGTGGAAACGTGACCATTATTATTCTATCCTACACGGTTTTGGTTTTGCTGTCTACGCTTTAGATTATACCCTTTGCAACCATTAGTTCCGCGCTTAGGATCCCAGCTCCAGCCGCTCCCCTAATAGTGTTATGTCCTAGGCAGAGGTATTTGAATGTCATTACCGGATCATTTCTAATGCGACCGACAACAACGCTCATACCCCTACCTTCATCTCTATCCAACCTCGGCTGCGGTCTATCAACCTCATCTCTGACCACTATTGGCCTTCCAGGCGCTGTTGGGAGTTTTAGCTTTTGCGGTTCCCCGGTAAAGTTCCTAAACGCTTCTATTATCTCTTCCCTCGTCGGTTTTGATTCTAGCTCCACGAAAACTGTTTCGAGATGCCCATCCTTCACGTTCACTCTGTTACAACTAGCGCTTATCGGTATATTCAGCCACTCCACTCGCTCGCCATTAAATTTTCCGAGGATCTTCTTGGTTTCAATCTCAATTTTTTCCTCCTCCTTCGATATGTATGGAATGATGTTATCGATTATATCTAGAGATGCGACTCCAGGATATCCAGCACCGCTCAAAGCCTGCATTGTCGAAACGACTACCTTCTTTAGACCGAAGGGCATAAGTGGCTTCAGAGTTATAGCAAGCTGAATTGTTGAGCAGTTAGGATCGGTGGAAATGAAGCCATTCCACCGCCTTCTCCGTCTTTGGATCGGGATGAGATCTAATTGGTCCGGGTTAACTTCTGGTATAAGTAGAGGAACATCCTCCTCCAATCTATGTGCTGCAGCCTTACTTAATACTGGATACTTCGCGGCGAACTCTTCTTCAACTGGTCCAGCAAGATCTCCTGGAAGAGCAGAAAAGATTAAGTCAACTTCGCCCGCCTCTTTCACCGCTTTTATACTCGTATTAACCACAGTCATATCAGCTATGGATTCAGGCATAGGAGTCTCCATTTTCCATGGGCAAGCGTCCCGGTATTTCTTTCCAGCGGAGCGCTCAGATGCCGCTAGGACTGAGATTTCAAACCAAGGGTGCCCCTGGAGAAGTTCGATAAATCTTTGGCCTACCGTGCCCGTAGCTCCCAATATTGCAACTTTACGACGCAAGCGCATCCCTCACCACTTCAGCCGCTTCTGAAATCCTCGATTCATCAATAAATACGTTTATGGTGGCCTTACTCGTTGTCATTTCAATGATGTTAATATCTTTGGCTGCTAGGCTAGCGGATATCTTAGCAATCCAGCCTGGCGAATCTATGAAGACCGGGCTTGTTAGTTCTAATAGTGCAACCTTTTCTCTACTACTCAATGCTTTACTTACCCCCAATTCATGAAGGCGATTTAACAATTCCTTCGAATCCTCGGATGAAGTGAATATTGTAATCGTTCCTCTGCCAGTGCTAATACCGTAAATCGATCGGTTACCTAGCGCTTGAAATATCCTTCCAATCCTTTCAGGGATTATATCGCAAACCAGGCTTACTGCCATAAGCCCTTTTTTCTCTTTAATCTCAGGGTTTTTTCCATCAAAGACGCCAAGTATCTCTGTCCCACCTTTTGCCAGCCCATTATGGAAGCTGACGATTCTCAGCTTCTGTTCCGGTAGTTTATATTTTAGAGCGTCAGCCTTCAATACCTTCGCGCCTCCATGCGACAGTGCAAACATCTCGTATATGTCAAGTTTTTCCAGGGGTTTTGCCGTAGATACAACCTTTGGATCTGCGGACATAACCCCTTCGGTTTCCTTTACAAGGATTATTTCACCTGCTCGAAGACAATGCGCGATAATCATGGCGGTTGTGTCACTACCTCCTCTACCAAGGGTTGTCACGTTTCCGTTTCTATCTTTCCCAAGAAAACCGCAAACGACTACAATCTTGTTTCCCAATAGCGGTTCAATATACCGTTTAACACGCTTGCATGTCTCATTGAGATCCGGCTCTGCATCCTTAAAGTTGGAGTCGGTTATAATGGGCCAACCTTCGCAATCGGGATCGAAGTATACGGTTTCTGCCCCCATTGACCTTAGTGCAGACGAAAAGATCCGTACACTTGTCCTTTCACCCATTGAGACAATGTCCGCGTAATCTTTATCATTGATCCCGCCTATCTGCGACATAATGTTGATAAGGTTATCCGTTGCGGTTCCCATCGCTGAGACGACTACCACAATTTCTTTATAGCCTGAGTTAAGCACCATCTCCGCTGCCCTTTTTACTTTCTCGCCTGTCGCTAGGTCTGCGCCTCCAAATTTTATCACAACACGTTGATCAAAGGTCATTCTGCAATCCCCAAATTTTTCCGGATAATGGTAGTATTAACAGAACCCAAGTATATCATCCATACTGTAGACTCCAGGTTTCGTCTGTTTACTAATCCACTCTACTGCGTAAAGAGCCCCTTGAGCAAAAACCCTGCGGGAGAATGCGACATGTTCGACGCGGATCATCTCATGTGGTCCAGCAGCTATGACATCGTGAATGCCGGGGACGCCTCCAGCTCTCACTGACAGAATTTCAAGTTCTTCACGTTTCCTCGGCGCTATACCTTCCCTCCCATACACAACAGAACGATAGCCTCTAGCCGGCGTTATGGCATTTCCAAGGGCCTTAGCGGTTCCGCTTGGAGCATCCTTCTTCCCTATATGGTGCACTTCAGTTATACTAAAGTCGTAGTCGGCAGGGAGCATTGTCAATACCTTCATCATTCTTAGTACGACATTAACACCTATAGCGTAATTAGGTGAGAATACTGCTGGTACCTTTTTTGAGACTTCATCCTTCAGCTTCTGATACTGTTGTTCCGTAAATCCGGTTGTACCCATAACGATGCGTTTTCCAAGATTTGCTACGGCCGGAATATTCGACATCTCCGCATCAGGGGTGGTGAAGGAAACATAAACATCTGCCTCTTTAGTTGCTACATCGATTTTTGTGGGATCCACTATGATTGTGTCAAGTCCGCATATTCCAGCCTCACGCAAAGTCTTTCCAATCTTCGGGCTATTCGGCGCCTCCACCGCGCCTACAACAGCAAATCCTCTTGTTACAGCCTCCTCAATGACCGCTCTTCCCATTCTTCCATCTGCGCCAGCAACACAAATCTTAATCATAGAAAAGACCTCTCCAGTACCTCTCTCTATATAGTCTTTTGCTTAAATCTACGTCAAAGAATTCTTCTATCGGAGCTAATATTTCAGGCGTCTTTTCATAAACCGTTCTCGCGGTATTAAGCACCACTTCGAATCCTTTTCTCGTCATTTTTCCCAGAGGCCGCCTACATGGCCCTGCAGGCATACCTAGAAGATTCATTAGAGTCTTGTAGGGCAGGGGGTTCCTAGCTCTGCATTGTACGGGCCCATATGGCGTCTCTTCTTCTGTCCTAACCGTGACAATTGAGAATAGTGGCTTAAGTATTGAATTCTGTCTTTCAAACTCTGTCATATTACCTTCTAATGCCGTTCGGGTA
Protein-coding regions in this window:
- a CDS encoding dihydroorotate dehydrogenase; the protein is MHNSHSMQVSLAGLSLKNPTILASGILGISAESLMRVASAGAGAVTTKSIGIEPREGYANPTVVEVECGFLNALGLPNPGIREFAEEIRKYRSDAPLIVSVYGFSPTEYAEVAAMAESSGANAIELNLSCPHIKGSGSEIGQDPEMIYDVVKNVKGAVEKPVFAKLSPNTSNIARLAEAAEDAGADAITAINTVKAMAIDIDTMKPILSNKIGGLSGVAIKPVAVRCVYEIYEAVRIPIIGCGGIRSWRDAVEFILAGASAVEIGSAIAHGDLTIFQSIAQGINSYIESKGYRKVEEIVGMAHES
- a CDS encoding C/D box methylation guide ribonucleoprotein complex aNOP56 subunit (functions along with aFIB and aL7a; guides 2'-O-methylation of ribose to specific sites in RNAs), which encodes MKSVIVVSVFGVLGFNEDGNLIEKALFPKDACKAAEKLIKIESGRVIDELVEVVGHLKTRGFTPIVLEHPAVAQALKEIMNAEISIESPSEIGEKIRDGLESLAIELGFARDPQELREWIHSVSTEISRSKVRLAAEKRDQIIVQAIETIDELDRTINLFLSRIREWYGLHFPELSRIVENHVTYLKIIQEIGKREGINIERLEKLGIQKRNAQEIVKASMESMGSDLLDADILQIRSLSGQILQLLDVRSNLEDYLERIMNEAAPNLSTLTGPTLGARLIALAGGLENLAKMPASTIQVLGAEKALFRALTSGTRPPKHGIIFQHNLIHGASRWLRGKIARTFAGKIAIAARTDAFGGNYIGDKLKLELTERIEEIKKKYPQPRVKEGRIKRKSDKSKGRIGKTASKVKG
- a CDS encoding aspartate kinase, encoding MTFDQRVVIKFGGADLATGEKVKRAAEMVLNSGYKEIVVVVSAMGTATDNLINIMSQIGGINDKDYADIVSMGERTSVRIFSSALRSMGAETVYFDPDCEGWPIITDSNFKDAEPDLNETCKRVKRYIEPLLGNKIVVVCGFLGKDRNGNVTTLGRGGSDTTAMIIAHCLRAGEIILVKETEGVMSADPKVVSTAKPLEKLDIYEMFALSHGGAKVLKADALKYKLPEQKLRIVSFHNGLAKGGTEILGVFDGKNPEIKEKKGLMAVSLVCDIIPERIGRIFQALGNRSIYGISTGRGTITIFTSSEDSKELLNRLHELGVSKALSSREKVALLELTSPVFIDSPGWIAKISASLAAKDINIIEMTTSKATINVFIDESRISEAAEVVRDALAS
- the lysA gene encoding diaminopimelate decarboxylase; amino-acid sequence: MVTFPHEFFENKNGILHIDGVSSETLVQEFGSPLYVLTERRIRNNFRKIYSVLSVRHDKIRVYYSAKANSSLSVLKILESEDAYLDAVSIGEVFLATQAGFQPERILFTGTSVRNDELEYLLDWDVCINIDSTSQLKRLLKIRVPRSLSVRVNPEIGAGHHAHVITAGRDSKFGIWEEDVLEAYKIAKESGVETFGIHMHIGSGILTVEPFLLAEKKLLDIAGKVRREMGIDFEFIDIGGGLGVPYKPEESPLNVDLFAEKTLQIFKEKVKEYDLGDPFFCVEPGRYIVCDAGILLTMVNTLKKTPFRNFIGVDAGFNILIRPAMYGSYHPIVVANKLNDPEEEKYDIAGPLCESGDILARDRMLPKVEEGDILAILNAGAYGFVMSSNYNSRPRCPEVLVKSGRYALIREKETFKDLLEGQKIAPWLK
- the dapB gene encoding 4-hydroxy-tetrahydrodipicolinate reductase is translated as MIKICVAGADGRMGRAVIEEAVTRGFAVVGAVEAPNSPKIGKTLREAGICGLDTIIVDPTKIDVATKEADVYVSFTTPDAEMSNIPAVANLGKRIVMGTTGFTEQQYQKLKDEVSKKVPAVFSPNYAIGVNVVLRMMKVLTMLPADYDFSITEVHHIGKKDAPSGTAKALGNAITPARGYRSVVYGREGIAPRKREELEILSVRAGGVPGIHDVIAAGPHEMIRVEHVAFSRRVFAQGALYAVEWISKQTKPGVYSMDDILGFC
- a CDS encoding class I tRNA ligase family protein; the encoded protein is MFKDVSPKVNFPELEHKILKFWAETDAFKKRVALNRGKKKWSFMDGPITANNPMGVHHAWGRTYKDLFQRFKAMEGYDLRYQNGFDCQGLWIEVEVEKELGFRSKRDIESYGIAEFVKRCKQRALRYAAVQVEQSIRLGYWMDWDDPKKLRYLADSLERPDQIITIQGVAGPITDTSERLVGELGSPKIGGSYFTFSDENNYTIWSLLKKCHERGWIYKGRDVMPWCPRCSTALSQHEIVTEGYREITHPGLTVRFPLKNRPHESLLIWTTTPWTLTSNVAAAVHPDLTYVKVKLNDEYLYLGKFAIQRTLGNLKYNVICELKGCDMEGWTYDGPFDELQAQIETGSIKAHKVIMWEDVTEEEGTGIVHIAPGCGKEDLELGEKNNLPIIAPLDEFGVFMNGFGPYTGVHAYDSAKLVIEDLKRKNLLFKLEDYTHRYPVCWRCGSELVFRLVDEWFISMGKKLNKPIEEVTEEEKRENLRYQIIDVAKQVRWIPEFGLQQEIDWLLNMEDWMISKKRYWGLALPIWVCSKCGSFDVIGSKEELKVRAIEGWEIFDGHTPHRPWIDAVKIRCEKCGGVATRIPDVGNPWLDAGIVSFSTLGYRTDREYWRQWFPADLVCESLPGQFRNWFYSMLAMSTIMEGKPPFKVCFGYGLVLGEDGREMHKSWGNAIEFDDAAETMGADVMRWMYCTKRPETNLLFGYHRAEEVKRNFLIPLWNVYSFFVTYANLDKWTPTNSGASESPFILDRWIISKLNLLIKNVTYYLENYNPCDAAISIEKFVEDLSTWYIRRSRRRFWKSEKDEDKSAAYRTLYTCLVTLAKLLAPFIPFISEEIYQNLVRSVDLSAPESVHHNDWPISDENAIDKALMADMDIVMKICNLGRSARARSGIKLRQPLLRAVVVVDCKILDRISRMKDLIMDELNVKEISFSSKGEELLDFTARVLPEKLGKKYGSLLPKIQEEVSKMDAKVLKGILEERGIIELEIGGKAIQLERDEIKIETHHKDGYSVSEEDGIIVGVYIKITDDLKMEGLARDIIRRIQNQRKEANFNIADNIEIYYESGPKITEVFNTFGDYISAETLSVRINKGEPPKEAHVSTYDLGGEHLKIGLVRVKT
- a CDS encoding fibrillarin-like rRNA/tRNA 2'-O-methyltransferase translates to MSIEVEPHPEFAGIYFTKLDDGVKRITTKNFSPGRTVYGERLVTYNGIEYRIWDPFRSKLAAAILKGIRKMPLGPGQRVLYLGAASGTTASHVSDIVGKDGCVYCVEFSPRSIRDLIDNVCKYRSNMIPILADARSPRSYASIVLGKIDGIYCDIAQPEQARILLDNVRLFLKKGGWALIAVKARSIDVTKEPVEIYEREAKILEEGGLRILEMINLEPYDKAHSMISSYYPLN
- a CDS encoding dihydroorotate dehydrogenase electron transfer subunit, yielding MEWHMNPNRIRIATIKEVREESAKIRTLYFEDDLCLNAQPGQFVMVWIPRIDEIPLSISLQKNGLSSVTVKKVGEATNILCSMEKGDSIGIRGPFGKGFEHIGSKALIVGGGIGAAPLMFLAEKLVKLGVKTAFIQGAKTKSEIIFNKELEEMSKTNLLDVVLATEDGSLGVRGTAADLAEIALSKERYDVIYVCGKELMIKKIFLLAKEKGIQIQASLERLMRCAVGICGSCVIGKYRVCRDGPVFDLKMLKEIRDELGKFKRGFDGRREKI
- the asd gene encoding aspartate-semialdehyde dehydrogenase, whose translation is MRLRRKVAILGATGTVGQRFIELLQGHPWFEISVLAASERSAGKKYRDACPWKMETPMPESIADMTVVNTSIKAVKEAGEVDLIFSALPGDLAGPVEEEFAAKYPVLSKAAAHRLEEDVPLLIPEVNPDQLDLIPIQRRRRRWNGFISTDPNCSTIQLAITLKPLMPFGLKKVVVSTMQALSGAGYPGVASLDIIDNIIPYISKEEEKIEIETKKILGKFNGERVEWLNIPISASCNRVNVKDGHLETVFVELESKPTREEIIEAFRNFTGEPQKLKLPTAPGRPIVVRDEVDRPQPRLDRDEGRGMSVVVGRIRNDPVMTFKYLCLGHNTIRGAAGAGILSAELMVAKGII